The region AGAGGTATTGGTTGTGTTTTAGCTGACATTAGGCTTCGATTTGACAAGTAGAAAACTGgagcagtttgtctaattcacatgtagatgttttttaaggatgtcacatctaagctcccataaATATATAAcgcagcaacaagaaacaaaaaaaaaactaggacaaaaaaaagacCACAAACAAAGTGTACatcagcttagatgtgacataactaagtcacatctagatgtgtcctaaacaGACCCAAAGGTGTTATTGCTAGATTTGCCTACTGATGCTGCTGCGAAAGGTGTCATCACATGGCTGCCATTGGCATTTTCGGGTGCCAAAAAAAATATCCTAGAGTGCATTGCAAGTGAAGGGATGCTTTTTTCTTTGGAAAATTCACCCGTACAAATTCTAAACTGAATCGCTGTGATGGTGCCAGAAAAGAATTCTGAACTGAAGGTAAAATGATGTTACCCTGAAAATTCTGAACTGAATCCATGTCGTTGTTGTGGTTTTAGCTGTTTTCGGTGTGCCGTCAAAAGTCTGCTTCTAGAATGTGAGGTCAAGGGGAATTTGCACCTACTAGAACTCTGTGCGGAAACAGCGATAAATAGTGAGCACCCATTTTTGTAGAAAACAATTTCAGTCTACACAACGTAAATATCATAGTCATCTAGGTAGTATCAAGAGCTGGCTAAGCAAGGGCTGCCGCAAAGCCAACGGACAACCACAACATTTCTTCTGACTGTAAAAAGCCGGCACCAATTCCCCTTTGATCTCACAGTTCTAGCAGCAGATGGTCACTGGTATATTTATCAGCAATTAATCTGGGGGTCGCTGGTATCAATATATTAAAAGTACAGACACTTATGGAGTATACCTTGTCTCAGCAAGTAGCCCATTTAGGATTTAAGAATGTACTAAGTAGGAGATGCATTTCAAACTAAAACAAAAAGATTTTTTTGCTAAATATAATATATATTTTTtggagaaggggaaggagaaggTGGTGGTGATCACCACGGGTGAGCCTGCGCTGAAATCTCGTGTGCACAATTCCACTACGCATCCGCAAAAGGTAAAATCATTTTGGTTTCCCCTCTCCAGTTAAATATGATGTCGTGTGCCTAAAGCAGAGCAAGCACATGTTACATACACATGTGCAAacagattcagaaggagaagaatgGACGCAAAAATGGTTCTAAGAAGATGAAGGTGGTGGAGGAAGAAGGGAAGCCATCGAAGGAGCTGCCTGTGGAAACACTGAATATTGTGAAGAGGAAAAGGAAATCAAATAATGTACAAAATGCCGAGTCTCGTACTGCTTCGGTGAGAATTTCCTATGCATTTTTTTTCAGCCAGAATTTCCTATGCATTTTTTTTCAGCCTGCACTATTTGTTAGTAGATGTAGATATGTGGTTTATAAATTTATATATGTGGTTGTTGGTAGATGTATCTTGTACCACATAATAGTCGATCAATATGTATATCTTGTACCAATGTGCCTAGCTGATATTGATGCTTCCTACAACATGTCCGAAAACTACAATACTGCATTTTAAATCACATAAATATGGAGCATCATTCACGGTCAAAGTTGAATTTTGGATTGCGCGTGGGCCTTATTCATTGGAACAAAGGGAGAACTAAAGAAGAGAGATGCATTTCAAACTAAAACTAAATGAAAATTATTTGGCTAAATAGAATTCATTTGACTATTTTTTTCTA is a window of Triticum dicoccoides isolate Atlit2015 ecotype Zavitan chromosome 2B, WEW_v2.0, whole genome shotgun sequence DNA encoding:
- the LOC119368078 gene encoding uncharacterized protein LOC119368078; the encoded protein is MCEQGQKEKNKERKNGAKKMKVAAEPHPETLNTASGKEKVVVITTGEPALKSRVHNSTTHPQKIQKEKNGRKNGSKKMKVVEEEGKPSKELPVETLNIVKRKRKSNNVQNAESRTASTGNNRKPQLRRSARLMLSPPENDHK